A part of Streptococcus porcinus genomic DNA contains:
- a CDS encoding polysaccharide deacetylase family protein, which translates to MKKILYLIITLFLAVGLGLAAYAYHEKQMQKQIASAVITEKKKQLDGPEMKSIKVLKVGNKQFYYLAPLKDNSSFYKENLPLSLYQNLSDKKEIIFIKPEFKDTPLNKVKKVFIHQITYKKELFKLTKKSDKIISSYHLKSDYSQFKVTDLVNGHIDRIAQEIKKLDPEAVFDPSIMGRLSERKGKLSDTLLINEKGIIVQDKKIIPFQNLFDVIDSQYLKGQIKNDYEHYLKKKKEEADAKASKEKMVALTFDDGPNPATTPKVLELLSKYGAKATFFMMGSKIAGNEALVKKVHDLGNDIGNHSWDHPNLTKLSPDQVKSQIQSTNDAIAKACGQKPIYLRPPYGATNEMVKQASGMNQMLWTVDTRDWENHSTEGIMSNIKSQLQPGGVILMHDIHQTSVDALPTVLEYLKKEGYRCVTISQLMGE; encoded by the coding sequence ATGAAGAAAATTCTATACCTTATCATCACACTTTTTCTGGCTGTTGGCCTTGGTCTAGCAGCATATGCTTATCATGAAAAACAAATGCAAAAACAAATAGCAAGTGCTGTAATAACAGAAAAGAAAAAGCAACTTGATGGTCCAGAAATGAAATCTATCAAAGTTTTAAAGGTGGGTAATAAACAGTTCTATTATTTAGCGCCGTTAAAAGATAATAGTTCATTCTATAAAGAAAATTTACCTTTATCTTTGTACCAAAATCTAAGTGATAAAAAAGAAATTATTTTTATTAAGCCAGAATTCAAAGACACCCCTTTAAATAAGGTCAAAAAGGTCTTTATTCACCAAATAACCTATAAAAAAGAATTATTTAAGCTTACTAAAAAATCAGATAAAATTATTAGTAGTTATCATTTAAAATCCGATTATAGTCAGTTTAAAGTAACTGATTTAGTCAATGGTCATATTGATCGGATTGCTCAAGAAATTAAAAAATTAGATCCTGAGGCTGTTTTTGACCCTAGTATCATGGGTAGACTTTCTGAACGCAAAGGAAAGCTATCAGATACGTTGCTGATTAATGAAAAAGGGATTATCGTTCAAGACAAGAAGATTATTCCCTTTCAAAATCTGTTTGACGTTATTGATTCTCAGTATCTAAAGGGGCAAATAAAAAATGACTATGAACACTATCTGAAAAAGAAAAAAGAAGAAGCAGATGCTAAAGCTTCTAAAGAAAAAATGGTTGCTCTAACCTTTGATGATGGTCCAAATCCTGCAACTACTCCAAAAGTTTTAGAGTTGCTAAGTAAATATGGCGCTAAAGCAACCTTCTTTATGATGGGATCAAAAATTGCTGGAAATGAAGCACTAGTCAAAAAAGTACATGATTTAGGTAATGATATTGGTAATCATTCTTGGGATCATCCCAACTTAACTAAGTTAAGCCCAGACCAAGTTAAGTCACAAATTCAATCAACTAATGATGCCATAGCAAAAGCCTGTGGTCAAAAGCCTATCTACCTAAGGCCACCATACGGTGCAACAAATGAGATGGTAAAACAAGCCTCCGGTATGAATCAGATGCTGTGGACAGTGGATACCCGTGATTGGGAAAATCATAGTACTGAAGGGATTATGTCAAATATTAAGAGTCAACTACAACCTGGTGGTGTTATATTGATGCATGACATTCACCAAACATCAGTAGATGCTTTACCGACTGTTTTGGAGTATCTGAAAAAAGAAGGCTATCGTTGTGTAACGATTAGTCAATTGATGGGGGAATAA
- a CDS encoding DEAD/DEAH box helicase, with the protein MLKEFPQIWQDQFAKSQIAQLTPIQEQAFEPIRQGKNVLGISPTGTGKTLAYLLPSLLKIEGKKAQQLLILAPNTELAGQIFDVTKEWAEPLGIIAQLFISGTSQKRQIERLKKGPQIIIGTPGRVYELIQHKKIKMMNVETIVLDEFDELLGDSQYRFVQKISHHVPKNHQMIYMSATDKVSKDVLATDTVTIDLSHQKLTSIEHYYITVDKRDRLDLLRKFANIPSFRALVFFNSLSDLGASEEKLQYMGTNAVSLASDISVKFRKAILEKFKNDDISLLLATDLVARGIDIDQLEYVINFEVARDKENYTHRAGRTGRMGNKGIVITFVNHPEDIKKLKKFAPVSELTLRNQKLQQK; encoded by the coding sequence ATGTTAAAAGAATTTCCCCAAATTTGGCAAGATCAATTTGCCAAGAGTCAAATCGCACAGTTAACCCCTATTCAAGAACAAGCCTTTGAACCAATTCGCCAAGGCAAAAATGTATTGGGTATTAGCCCAACTGGAACCGGTAAAACCTTAGCCTATCTCTTACCAAGCCTATTAAAGATTGAAGGTAAGAAAGCCCAGCAATTGTTAATTCTAGCCCCAAATACAGAATTGGCCGGTCAAATATTTGACGTTACCAAAGAATGGGCTGAGCCATTAGGAATAATCGCTCAACTCTTTATTTCTGGTACAAGTCAGAAAAGACAAATCGAACGCCTCAAAAAAGGCCCCCAAATTATAATTGGTACTCCAGGTCGGGTTTATGAGTTAATTCAACATAAAAAAATTAAAATGATGAATGTAGAGACTATTGTATTAGATGAATTTGATGAACTTCTAGGCGACTCACAATATCGTTTTGTTCAAAAAATTTCTCATCACGTCCCTAAGAACCATCAAATGATCTACATGAGCGCAACTGATAAAGTTTCAAAAGATGTTTTAGCTACCGACACGGTAACTATTGACTTATCTCATCAAAAGTTAACCTCTATCGAGCACTACTATATAACGGTAGATAAACGTGATCGCCTTGACCTTTTACGAAAATTTGCCAATATCCCTAGCTTTCGGGCCCTAGTTTTCTTTAATAGTCTATCCGATTTAGGAGCAAGTGAAGAAAAATTACAATATATGGGAACAAATGCTGTTTCTCTTGCTAGCGATATCAGTGTGAAATTTCGAAAAGCAATTCTTGAAAAATTTAAGAATGATGACATTTCACTCTTATTAGCTACTGATTTAGTTGCTCGAGGCATTGATATTGATCAGCTTGAGTATGTTATTAATTTTGAAGTAGCCCGTGATAAGGAAAACTACACTCATCGAGCTGGCAGGACCGGTAGAATGGGGAATAAAGGGATAGTTATTACCTTTGTTAATCATCCCGAAGACATCAAGAAATTAAAAAAGTTTGCCCCAGTCTCAGAATTAACCTTGCGTAACCAGAAATTACAACAAAAATAA
- the udk gene encoding uridine kinase: protein MNKKPIIIGVTGGSGGGKTSVSRAILDHFPNARIAMIQHDSYYRDQAHLSFEERVKTNYDHPLAFETDFMIEQLKELLEGRPVDIPIYDYKAHTRSHKTFRQEPQDVIIVEGILVLEDERLRNLMDIKLFVDTDDDIRIIRRIKRDMMERGRSLDSIIEQYTTVVKPMYHQFIEPSKRYADIIVPEGVSNVVAIDLINTKIASILAEYQGE, encoded by the coding sequence ATGAATAAGAAACCGATTATTATAGGTGTTACAGGTGGGTCTGGAGGCGGAAAAACAAGTGTATCACGAGCAATTTTAGATCATTTTCCTAATGCAAGAATTGCTATGATTCAACATGATTCTTATTATCGGGATCAAGCTCATTTAAGTTTTGAAGAAAGAGTAAAGACGAATTATGATCACCCATTAGCTTTTGAAACTGATTTTATGATTGAACAGCTAAAAGAATTATTAGAAGGACGACCGGTTGATATTCCGATATATGATTATAAAGCACATACTCGGAGTCATAAAACCTTCCGTCAAGAGCCACAAGATGTTATTATTGTCGAAGGAATCCTAGTATTAGAGGATGAGCGATTACGTAATTTAATGGATATCAAACTTTTCGTTGATACTGATGATGATATTCGAATTATTCGTCGTATTAAACGTGATATGATGGAACGTGGTAGAAGTTTAGATAGTATTATTGAACAGTACACAACTGTTGTAAAACCTATGTATCATCAATTTATTGAGCCAAGTAAACGTTATGCAGATATTATTGTGCCTGAAGGTGTGAGTAATGTCGTAGCTATTGATTTAATCAATACGAAAATTGCAAGTATATTAGCGGAATATCAAGGTGAATAG
- a CDS encoding DUF1294 domain-containing protein, protein MLALLSVLLFWNLIVFVVYGVDKSRAIKGQWRISESTLIVMTLFFGGLGAWLGAKIFHHKTQKWYFQVVWCIGLVILVILGYFIYFYSGLN, encoded by the coding sequence ATTCTAGCACTTCTCAGTGTATTATTGTTTTGGAACTTAATTGTTTTTGTGGTCTATGGGGTTGATAAAAGCAGAGCAATTAAAGGTCAATGGCGTATCTCAGAATCAACTTTAATCGTAATGACTCTCTTTTTTGGAGGACTAGGTGCTTGGCTTGGCGCTAAAATATTTCACCATAAAACACAGAAATGGTACTTTCAAGTGGTTTGGTGCATAGGACTAGTTATTCTTGTGATACTGGGATATTTTATTTATTTTTACTCTGGTCTCAATTAA
- a CDS encoding GAF domain-containing protein → MNMTTKEKNYQLMIAQAQALFANEDNAMANLANASALLMASLPYSVFSGFYLFDGKELILGPFQGGVSCVRIALGKGVCGQAALEEKTIIVSDVTQHENYISCDSKAMSEIVIPMIKNGHLLGVLDLDSSVVDDYDQLDRVYLERLVAILVENSSFNFEMFGVNN, encoded by the coding sequence ATGAATATGACGACAAAAGAAAAAAATTATCAACTCATGATTGCTCAGGCGCAGGCATTATTTGCCAACGAAGATAATGCTATGGCAAATTTAGCAAATGCTAGTGCCTTATTAATGGCTAGTTTACCGTACTCTGTTTTTTCGGGTTTTTATTTATTCGATGGAAAAGAGCTCATTCTAGGCCCTTTTCAAGGTGGTGTTTCCTGTGTTCGGATTGCTCTAGGTAAAGGTGTTTGTGGTCAAGCTGCGCTAGAAGAAAAAACAATTATTGTATCAGATGTCACACAACATGAAAATTATATTTCCTGTGATTCCAAGGCAATGAGCGAGATTGTGATACCTATGATTAAAAACGGTCACCTATTGGGAGTCTTAGATTTGGACTCTTCAGTAGTGGATGATTATGATCAATTAGACCGTGTCTACCTGGAGCGATTGGTCGCAATTTTGGTAGAGAATAGCTCTTTCAATTTTGAAATGTTTGGGGTGAACAATTAA